A single region of the Sciurus carolinensis chromosome 16, mSciCar1.2, whole genome shotgun sequence genome encodes:
- the LOC124966272 gene encoding vomeronasal type-1 receptor 4-like gives MASRDVAVGLVFLFQTAVGILGNSTFLCCAVLSDLAGNRVKPTDLILRNLAWANFMALLCKGVPQTMVAFSLDHSVDDVACKLVFYFHRVARGVSLGSTCLLSIFQAITISPNNSKWAQLNVRAPKVIWPSLCLCWVLHMLVNARIPINVMDTRGGRNLTGMRDFGYCAVRSPRRQFATLYSALLVSIDILCLGLIMWASDSMVFVLSRHKKRVQHIHRSLPSRSVPESRATHSILALVSKFVVSYSTSALLSTYMALLDGAMRRSHPSLVVKESGILAVPES, from the exons ATGGCTTCTAGAGACGTGGCTGTTGGACTCGTCTTCCTGTTCCAGACTGCAGTGGGCATCCTGGGCAACTCTACCTTCCTCTGCTGTGCTGTGCTCAGTGACCTCGCTGGGAACAGGGTGAAGCCCACAGATCTGATTCTCAGGAACCTGGCCTGGGCCAACTTCATGGCTCTCCTATGTAAAGGAGTCCCTCAGACAATGGTGGCCTTCAGCCTAGATCATTCCGTAGATGATGTCGCTTGTAAACTTGTCTTCTATTTCCACAGAGTGGCCAGGGGGGTATCTCTTGGCTCCACATGCCTCTTGAGTATCTTTCAGGCCATCACCATCAGCCCCAATAACTCCAAGTGGGCGCAGCTCAATGTCAGAGCCCCCAAGGTCATCTGGCCCTCCCTGTGCCTGTGCTGGGTCCTGCACATGCTGGTGAACGCCCGGATTCCCATCAATGTGATGGACACAAGGGGTGGGAGAAATCTCACTGGGATGAGGGATTTTGGTTATTGTGCTGTCAGAAGTCCCAGGAGACAATTTGCTACATTATATTCAGCCCTGTTGGTCTCTATTGATATCCTGTGTTTGGGACTCATTATGTGGgccagtgactccatggtgtttGTCCTGTCCAGGCACAAGAAGAGGGTCCAGCACATCCACAGGTCCTTGCCTTCCAGGTCTGTTCCTGAGAGCAGGGCCACCCACAGCATCCTCGCCCTGGTGAGCAAGTTTGTTGTCTCGTACTCGACCTCCGCCCTCTTGAGCACATACATGGCACTCCTGGATGGAGCCATGAG AAGGTCCCATCCATCACTGGTTGTGAAGGAGTCTGGGATCCTGGCAGTGCCTGAGTCATAA